In Leucoraja erinacea ecotype New England unplaced genomic scaffold, Leri_hhj_1 Leri_1370S, whole genome shotgun sequence, one DNA window encodes the following:
- the LOC129715747 gene encoding uncharacterized protein LOC129715747, giving the protein MINYILGVEWRDNIRYKLIQEETGKSQAESQTSSITAYHLHHQVGFNIDCSLTIIDTPGFGDTRGISQDQQIIDQIRTFFTSPQGIDQIDAVCFVVQASLARLTPTQKYVFDSILSIFGKDIAENIQIMVTFADGQRPPVLEALKADKVPCPKDKNGLSVHFKFNNSAIFAQRPTSGDEGRSDDSGEEDDDFDQMLWKMGSNSMKKFFAALSMMQARSLLLTREVLKERSQLESVVAGLQPLIQAGLTKLEELKKTQQVLNQNQSKLEENKYFEHEVDVTVKEKRKLGSDDSLVNNCTVCEYSCHDPCMYAGYILKYWCSSMDWRGNCVVCPGKCASQNHVREKYRYVCVTKKEKKTYIKLKEKYEKAYGEKMSLQKIMEKLEQEFAEVGNTVLELIQELSQGIRRLEEIALRPNPLSTPAYIDLLIQAEKKEGKPGFIERIQALTALKKKAEVREQIANNEKLLPECSKAGAAGGKSTGEMLKKKFSNVMNWFSSN; this is encoded by the coding sequence ATGATCAACTACATCTTGGGCGTGGAGTGGCGGGACAACATCAGATACAAGTTAATACAGGAAGAGACGGGAAAATCCCAGGCTGAGAGCCAGACTTCCTCCATCACTGCCTACCATCTCCACCACCAGGTAGGGTTTAACATCGACTGCTCTCTGACTATCATCGACACGCCAGGATTTGGGGACACCAGGGGCATCAGCCAGGATCAACAGATCATTGACCAAATCCGCACGTTCTTCACTTCCCCACAGGGCATTGATCAGATCGACGCGGTCTGTTTCGTCGTCCAAGCCTCTCTGGCTCGCCTGACCCCGACACAGAAATATGTCTTCGATTCCATCCTTTCCATTTTTGGCAAAGATATCGCGGAGAACATTCAGATAATGGTGACATTCGCGGACGGGCAGCGCCCCCCAGTTCTGGAGGCACTGAAAGCCGACAAGGTACCCTGCCCCAAAGACAAAAACGGATTGTCAGTTCACTTCAAGTTTAACAATTCTGCCATTTTTGCCCAGCGTCCGACCTCTGGTGACGAGGGGAGATCTGACGACAGTGGGGAAGAGGATGATGACTTTGACCAGATGTTGTGGAAGATGGGGTCAAACAGTATGAAGAAGTTCTTCGCAGCTCTGAGCATGATGCAGGCGAGGAGCCTGCTCCTGACCAGAGAGGTTCTGAAGGAACGTAGCCAGCTGGAGTCTGTAGTGGCCGGGTTGCAGCCTCTGATCCAAGCAGGGCTGACCAAATTAGAGGAGCTCAAGAAAACCCAACAAGTTCTGAACCAAAATCAGTCCAAACTGGAGGAAAATAAATACTTTGAGCACGAGGTCGATGTGACTGTTAAAGAAAAGAGGAAACTTGGCAGCGATGATTCATTAGTAAACAACTGTACGGTTTGTGAATACAGTTGTCACGACCCCTGTATGTATGCAGGTTATATTTTGAAATACTGGTGTTCATCAATGGACTGGCGGGGAAATTGTGTAGTCTGTCCGGGGAAGTGTGCCTCACAAAATCACGTGAGGGAAAAGTACAGGTATGTCTGTGTAACAAAAAAGGAGAAAAAGACGTACATTAAACTGAAGGAAAAGTATGAGAAGGCATACGGTGAGAAGATGAGTCTGCAGAAGATTATGGAGAAACTTGAGCAGGAGTTTGCTGAGGTGGGGAACACAGTTCTGGAGCTGattcaagaattatcccagggcaTTAGACGACTTGAAGAAATAGCCCTGAGACCAAACCCGTTGTCCACCCCGGCTTACATTGACCTCCTGATTCAGGCTGAGAAAAAGGAGGGGAAGCCCGGCTTCATTGAGCGAATTCAGGCACTGACCGCTTTGAAGAAGAAGGCAGAGGTCAGAGAACAAATCGCGAACAACGAGAAGCTGTTACCAGAGTGTTCGAAGGCAGGTGCGGCGGGAGGGAAAAGTACTGGCGAAATGTTAAAGAAAAAATTTTCAAACGTGATGAACTGGTTCTCTTCCAATTAG